A section of the Candidatus Omnitrophota bacterium genome encodes:
- a CDS encoding 4Fe-4S binding protein, whose amino-acid sequence MAKRKMIKIDEGKCSGCALCIPNCPEGALQIIDGKARLISDLFCDGLGACIGHCPQGAITIEEREAEKYDERKVMKNIVNQGKNVIKAHLEHLKEHGESGYLKEAMEFLKEKRINIPIEDASHHHGHGAGPCPGSKIIDLGKDGKREDKGGAGAKLRSGLRNWPVQINLIPPSAPYLNNAELLIAADCVPFAYADFHQELLKGKVLLVGCPKLDDAEVYKEKIGRIVKNNNIKSITYAHMEVPCCFGMVPIIKEAIAGSGKDIPFKTVVIGIKGDRLK is encoded by the coding sequence ATGGCTAAGAGAAAGATGATCAAGATAGACGAGGGTAAGTGTAGCGGATGTGCCCTTTGCATACCGAACTGCCCGGAAGGCGCCCTCCAGATCATAGACGGGAAGGCGCGCCTCATAAGCGATCTCTTTTGCGACGGGCTCGGCGCGTGCATAGGCCATTGCCCGCAAGGGGCGATAACGATCGAGGAGCGGGAGGCTGAGAAGTATGACGAGAGAAAGGTCATGAAGAATATCGTAAATCAGGGTAAGAACGTAATAAAAGCGCATCTTGAGCACCTGAAGGAGCACGGCGAATCGGGATATCTAAAAGAGGCGATGGAATTCTTGAAGGAGAAGAGGATAAATATTCCTATTGAAGATGCTTCTCATCACCATGGGCACGGCGCAGGCCCCTGCCCTGGTTCTAAAATAATCGATCTCGGAAAAGATGGGAAGAGGGAGGATAAGGGCGGCGCCGGCGCAAAACTCCGATCCGGGCTTAGGAATTGGCCCGTTCAGATAAATCTCATCCCGCCGTCCGCTCCTTACCTTAATAATGCGGAGCTCCTGATAGCCGCGGATTGCGTCCCGTTCGCGTACGCTGATTTCCATCAGGAGTTACTAAAGGGGAAGGTCCTCCTTGTGGGTTGCCCTAAGCTGGACGACGCTGAGGTGTATAAAGAAAAGATAGGCCGGATAGTTAAGAATAATAATATAAAGTCGATAACCTATGCGCACATGGAAGTCCCGTGCTGTTTTGGGATGGTCCCTATAATAAAGGAAGCTATAGCGGGATCAGGCAAGGATATACCTTTTAAAACAGTGGTCATAGGTATCAAGGGGGATAGGCTTAAATGA
- a CDS encoding Rrf2 family transcriptional regulator, translating into MILRWYHFNNQNSGGEVKLLTRNTDYAVRAVIFIAGKNGEIVSTAEMIRALKIPTPFLRKILQALSRAGVVVSQRGIGGGFKLARPAERISLTEIIHVFQGPLKLNECLFMKSLCPRRKRCALKSKIDGIERYVTAELESITIGSLIR; encoded by the coding sequence ATGATACTAAGATGGTATCATTTTAATAATCAAAATAGCGGGGGAGAAGTGAAGCTGTTAACGAGGAATACCGATTACGCCGTGAGAGCCGTAATATTCATAGCCGGGAAAAACGGTGAAATCGTCTCCACCGCGGAAATGATCAGGGCCCTGAAGATACCGACGCCGTTCTTAAGAAAGATACTTCAGGCCTTAAGCAGGGCGGGCGTTGTAGTTTCTCAGAGAGGGATAGGAGGAGGTTTTAAATTGGCAAGGCCGGCTGAGAGGATATCTTTGACAGAGATCATACATGTATTTCAGGGTCCGCTTAAGCTGAACGAGTGTCTGTTCATGAAGAGCTTGTGCCCCAGGAGAAAGAGATGCGCCTTGAAGAGCAAGATAGACGGGATCGAGCGCTATGTTACCGCCGAACTGGAAAGCATAACGATAGGGAGCCTCATACGGTAA